CAGCCTTTGGGCACTTGCGGGGCTTGACCGTTGAGTTCTGCTAGCTCTCTCACTCTCACCAGAATTGTCGCCGGTATTAATACTGGTGTATTCTTCCGAGGATTTGCCTGCATCATGTAGtacaaatttaatatatttattattatacaaCTAAAAAACTTCCAAAAATGCGTACAGGTAGCTCAGATGCACTGGTTTTACTTGGTGGAGTAGAAAAAATAAAGGGGTGTTTGTGTTTGGTCAATGGTTGATAGCAGGTGGAGTGACCGATTAGACCACCTTATTTCATCAGCTCATTTGACTAACTGATTCTGAACACGTTAAGCATTTTGTTGTAATTTAGCCGATGCATAACAAGTTGTTCCAACTAGCTAATTCATCAAATATTAGCATTAGATGATTCGACCACACAACCATCTAGTTGTACCTAAATAAGCTAGAATTGTCTAACaagctattttgccaaacaTCGCCAAAAGAAAAATTGCCACAAGGCACAAACCATCAATCTTAATGATACAAATTGCTTACCCCTTTATCTGCATGTGAATTAGCATAGCTAGCTTTAAGAAGGTTTCTCCACTTATCCTGCAAGGTGAATACTGTATGAATAAATCTATAATACTGAGCGCAATAACAAGACTCGAATGTTACACTGCTCATAAATGCAACCAGGATAGATTTTTACCTTCAAATCAACAGGGGTACGGTGCGAATACGATGAAAAAGATAGCCGCTTTATTTCAGACCATCGACCAGCCCCAAACTTGGCAACACCATCAACAAGCTTCATGACTTCTGTCAAACTCCAAGCTCGATGGTGCTTTCTTCTCATTCCACCATTTGCAGTGGGAACAGTAGCTACATGATCATCAGAATTGTTGCCGGGTGTGTTATCTAATGGAGAATTATTCTCTGAATCCACACAATTTGGTTCACTAGCTTGAGAGATATGTGATGTAATAGACAAGCTTTGTTTCTCCCTCTTCACTTCTGAGGCAATCTGCAGAACTCACCCAAACAGATATTATATTAATGCAAATCTtctataaaaattaaacttCGATCATTCTACTGAAAGGGACATGTTGTGAGGAGAAAATGACACTCTCAGTAGCAAACTCGGGACAAAGGTGAGGATAAGATTGGGATGGGGCGGTATGTAAGAGGTGAGGATATGTCTGGTCACAGGTATGAGGTGGGTATGACCAAAATGGGTACATCTAGAGGTGCGAATGGTTTTAGAGGCATTGGTAGGAAAATTTAATCGATCATGAGTAATGGATTGGTGGTGGTTACAGAATTTAAGGTGGCTACCATTTTGCCATCCCAACCGTTGCATGTTTTGGATTGAGGGACTAAAGGAAAAGCATCTTATTCGTCAACCAATGTCTCTACATAAATTTAATCACTTTGAGCCTATCCCATCTAGGGCGAGCAAAATGCATTGAGATGTTACTGTTTAAAGGATAGTCAACAACATGCTAGATATGATTGTAGGTCATGCAAATTCTAAGAATGTTAAAATGATTCAGCTAAGAGACACGCCCATTGACAgtttatttttaatacattttcaATAGGCTAGTAGCTAGGCCTGTAGTCAAATACACACCAGTTCAATTGAGGACCCTATGGGTTCCAAAACTAAATATCTAGCACCTCAAACTAAAACGCATTAATCTTTGATAACTGCGATTTTTAAATTAGCTGGAAACTTCTCACAGGTTAGATTATTACTGCTATCAAAACGGTACCAGAATCTTCACCAACAAATCACCATTATGATAATCAGAGACTTCCAGATATTGAATAAATCTCACAGCTATAAATGCAAAACTATATATCCTGGCAGTAGTTTAAATAGTATAACACGCTGTTAAAAAAACAAAGACTGTAGACTACAAACCAGTAGACTTTGACAAATGTCTAAAAAGCATCCAGAAAGTTCATGGTACATAGCATCAACCATAGCAACAACTTCACCAAAAAAGTAGGCTATATATTACTACACAAGGCAGCCCTTGCAAAATGAGAATTCACAAGAACTCCGTTGCTTCTAAATACTTGGTATTTTAGCTTTTCGCACAAGAACTCAGAATTCAATTCTTCTGGTTAGCTAATCATATTATCAGCATAATAAAAAGGCCACCGCATTGGGCTTTTGTGATGGAGTAGACTCCATTCCTGTGTTTGGTTAAGTCTATAGTCTATATATCATCGAGCATATATTAGTGGCTTTATAACTCCAAAGTTCCACACCTAGCTCATCCAATAAGATTAAAAACCGCATTCCAACCTGATACAAAGAGCCAAAGTGAAAGGCTAGGTAATATTCAGCGGCTCCCATGTTGCAATTGTTACTCTCATCAGTGCTCAAGTAATTTCAATTCAGCATGTGCAAAACTAACCCTCAAAGAATACAACTTAATTATCTTCTTATCTTGTCATCACATCACAACCTATACCTgcctggtacgaaaattcaactGCATTCAGTTACAGTTGGCTTTCACACTCAGCTTCTGTTACTTGCTTCTCATTTGGGTGGGAATTTGTAGTTATAATTTTCATTGGAAATACGGGATTCTCAAGAGGTGAGAGTAAGAGACCCAATCGAAAACACAATAAAAAGACTAAGCGGCAAGCTGGCAACTACGGTGGGTTGAGGTTCAACATCGTttgaatctttaaaaaaaaccaacaTGCACCCAACAATCACCCCCACCCCCAAAAGAAAACAcaagaaaaaaatgttttagaagAGACATAAAATAGCAGAATAAGTGAAAGATGGTAAATGCTAGTTGACACATATATAGTTTCCATGAATAGTTTCTGCTTACTGGCTCTTCAAATGGAATAGATTTACCCTCCTCTTCAACGCTAATGCAATCATCAGGCTCTGATTTTATCACAGCAACTGAATTCTCATCACCCTTCCTAATCAAGGTACCTTCACTTGCATGGAACTTCTGCAAAATAGCACCCAGATAATCAATGACTAACAAGAGGATAAGATACAAATAGATATTTCTCTTAAACACCAGCCGCAAGGAATCAAGTACTAACAAAAAAAACTCCACACATAAAAGAGTATAATTTGAAAAACAACCACATAAAGATAAGCATGATTTCTTGCAAATATTACATGGACACTAACCTTCACTGACAGCAACAACATATAACCCATGTAAAACAAAGTTCAGGACAGATTGTAGAAAACATGTCAAAGTAGAAGCGTACACAACATATGACAGAATACGAGTATAATCATAGTAACAGCTTTGTGGAATTACTATATGTTTTGCATGTGATCACAATTCACTTCCAATTCAACAGACAAAACCAGGCACCAAGTTCACCTTAGAAAAATGAAAACACTGACACTAAGAAAAAGCATTGAACAATCAATTACACATGCAATATGCTTCAGAACCTAAGCAGAGTTTTTATCAAGTGACTAATACGAACATAATACCCAGGTAGAAAAAAAGGCATACTGTTAGTTCCGTTATGCTTTTTCTTGGACGACATCTCCGAATCCGAGAAACATATGGGACCTGAACACCAGATCCTCCAATGTTATCAGGCCTAGTAATGAAATCAAATGAATGGACACCCGATGCAGGTCTGAGTATTGCCTTTACAGGAGCTATATCCTTTTCAAAACGCTTGGAAGAAGGCATTGACCTAGCAAcattatctttttctttatcaCACAATTCCTCAATATATCGTTTTGTAGGCTTTCTGACTCTTTTTGCACCTCTGCTCTCAACATTATCATCACTTTTACAGCCAGATTCCGAGAAAGAATTCTTCAGCTCAGTGTCATTTACCATATCCTCACTTAGATTGGGGTGTGCAAAAAAGTTCACAGGCCCATCAACCCCAGCCTTGCTGATTTCCCCAGTGACAGAATCCTCACAAGAAATGTTTTCATTgagttcttcctttttcttcagAAACTTCCCATCATTTATAACAAAACTTGCAACGGATACAT
The sequence above is drawn from the Amaranthus tricolor cultivar Red isolate AtriRed21 chromosome 5, ASM2621246v1, whole genome shotgun sequence genome and encodes:
- the LOC130813745 gene encoding uncharacterized protein LOC130813745; its protein translation is MEMMVGVDRTVVGFIEDGAANKLGSGLAPLKQGADPIVYKLVKFEFDGRMVPATDDVLIEVDNFLELEKNDMLPMPDVMETLEHVSNKDITFENPLLEKHEGMSQIKLVEDEEEGIRVQAEHSLPTSTSSSKDRLVKVAGSIMEESSSNHHDGLTKSGSTESQPNFSLIKGEINLDNLSVRELHETFKATFGRETSVKDKMWLKRRIAMGLTNSCDVSVASFVINDGKFLKKKEELNENISCEDSVTGEISKAGVDGPVNFFAHPNLSEDMVNDTELKNSFSESGCKSDDNVESRGAKRVRKPTKRYIEELCDKEKDNVARSMPSSKRFEKDIAPVKAILRPASGVHSFDFITRPDNIGGSGVQVPYVSRIRRCRPRKSITELTKFHASEGTLIRKGDENSVAVIKSEPDDCISVEEEGKSIPFEEPIASEVKREKQSLSITSHISQASEPNCVDSENNSPLDNTPGNNSDDHVATVPTANGGMRRKHHRAWSLTEVMKLVDGVAKFGAGRWSEIKRLSFSSYSHRTPVDLKDKWRNLLKASYANSHADKGANPRKNTPVLIPATILVRVRELAELNGQAPQVPKGCNNHNNGSNVNENRSEH